In Pseudomonas sp. Q1-7, the genomic window CCGGGCATGGTGAAAAGCACCTATGGCACCGGCTGCTTCATGATCCAGAACACCGGCGAGCGACCGGTGACCTCGCGCAATCGCCTGCTCACCACCGTCGGCTATCGGCTGAACGGTAAGGTGAGCTATGCGGTGGAGGGCAGCATCTTCGTCGCCGGAGCCGCCGTGCAGTGGCTGCGCGATGGCATCAAGCTGATCAGCCATGCGCGCGACACCGAGGCACTGGCGGAACAGACCGGTGACGCCTGCGGGGTCTACCTGGTGCCGGCCTTCACCGGACTCGGCGCGCCCTATTGGGACCCGCGCGCCCGTGGCGCGATCTTCGGACTGACCCGCGACACCGGGATCAAGGAAATCGTCACCGCCGGCCTGCAATCGGTCTGCTACCAGACCCGTGACCTGCTGGAGGCCATGGCCCAGGACGGCGCCGCCGCGCCGAGCGCCCTGCGGGTGGATGGCGGCATGGTGGAGAACAACTGGGTGATGCAGTTCCTTTCCGACATCCTCGGGGTGCCGGTGGAACGCCCGGAAGTGACCGAGACCACCGCGCTGGGTGTGGCCTACCTCGCAGGCCTGCAGGCGGGTCTGTATCGCGATCTGGACGAAGTGGCCAGTCACTGGCATCGTCAGCAGCGGTTTGCCCCACGCATGGCCGATGACCACCGTAACAAGCTCTACGATGGATGGCTGGATGCGGTGCAGCGAGTTCGCAGCGGCACCTGACCAGGTCCCGGGCGCCCCCATGCGCCCCATTGCGGAAGCGTTACGGCCTGACTCCGCTAGACTGAGCTGACTTCCCTCTGATCAAGGCTGGCCGCGTCATCCGTGTGGGGTGTCGGCGGCCGGTGTGCCGCTTCTGCTTGCCCCATCTCAAGGAGCTTCTCATGCAGCTGGATTTCCACCAGGTCGATGCCTTCACCCAGCGCCCCTTCGGCGGCAATCCGGCGGTGGTCTACCGCCTCGATGCCTGGCTCGACGACCAGCTCATGCAACGCATCGCCGCCGAACACAACCTGTCGGAAACCGCATTTCTGGTGAAGGAAGGCCATGCCTGGCATATCCGCTGGTTCACCCCCAGGGCCGAGGTGCCGCTCTGTGGCCACGCCACCCTGGCCAGTGCCCATGTACTGTTCGAGCTTTATCAGGAGCCGGGCGATCGCCTGGCGTTCACCAGCAAGTCCGGTGAGCTGCGGGTGAGCCGGGAGGAAGAGGGGCGCCTGGCCTTGGACTTCCCGGCGCAGGTGCCGCATGAGGTGGGCGTGAGCCTGGAGCTGGAGCACGCTTTGGGAGTCGCCCCGGTGGATGCGCTGGGGGCCAACTTCCTGCTGGTGGTGTTGGAGTCTGAGCAGGCGGTGCGTGATTGCGCGCCGGATTTCAGGGCCCTGGCCCGGCTGCCCTGGACCGGGGTGATCGTCACCGCGGCGGGGTTGAAGTATGACTTCGTTTCGCGCTTTTTCGCGCCCTCGATCGGCCTCGACGAAGACCCGGTGACCGGGGCCGCCCACTGCGCCCTGATTCCCTACTGGGCGAATCGCCTCGGCAAGCGTGTGCTGCGTGCCGAACAATGTTCGGCCCGTGGCGGCGAACTCTGGTGCCGCCTGGATGGCGAGCGGGTGAGCATTGCCGGGCACTCGGTGCTGGTGGCCAGCGGCCGGTTGTGGGTCTAGGGGATGAACAGGACGATCCTGATTCACGAGGACTGAAAAAAGGAAGGGGCCGCATCTGTGCGGCCCCTTGTCGTTTCAGAGTGCGCCACTGATGCGGCGCACGCCGGATTCCTGGGGTGTGAAATGGGCGGCGACGCTGCCCTGGGCGGGGAACACCACCAGATGGTCGGCAGCGATGCGGATGCCGACATCCTCTCCGGGCTGGTGGTCGGCGTGGCTGGGGAAAATGGACTCCAGCTGGCTGCCGGTGGGGAGCAGCAGGCGATAGAGGGTCGCGGCGCCGAGGAAGGTCTTGCCGATCACCCGCGCGCGCAGGTCGCTGTCCGGTGCGTGGACGATGTCGTCCGGGCGCAGCAGCACATCCACCGCCGCCCCCTGGGGCCAGGTGTAGGCGCGGTTGCCCCGGATGGTACCCAGCTCGGTGTTCACCGCGTCGGCGGATACCAGTTGGCCGCGGATGAAATAGCCCTGGCCGACGAAGCTGGCGACGAAGGGGGTCAGGGGCTCGTGGTAGAGGTTATACGGCGTATCCCACTGTTCCAGCAGGCCGTTCCTGAACACGCCGATGTGATCGCTGACGGCGAAGGCCTCTTCCTGATCATGGGTGACCAGGATGGCGCTGGTGCCGCGCGCCTTGAGGATCTCGCGGACCTCCTGGCTGAGGCGGCGACGCAGTTCGCCATCGAGGTTGGAGAAGGGCTCGTCGAGCAGCAGCAGGCTGGGCTCCGGCGCCAGGGCGCGGGCCAGGGAAACCCGTTGCTGCTGGCCGCCCGACAGCTCATGGGGGTAGCGCCTGGCCAGGTGGCCCAGTTTCACCAGTTCCAGCAGTTCGTCGACCTTGCGCGCGCTGTCGGCCTCCTTGCGGATGCCGAAGGCGACGTTGTCGGCCACGGTCAGGTGGGGAAACAGGGCGTAGTCCTGGAACACCATGCCGATGCGTCGCTTCTCCGGCGCCAGGGTGAAGCCGGCGCGGGAGATGACCTCGCCGGCCAGCTCGATTTCGCCTTCCAGCACCGGCTCGAAGCCGGCGATGGCGCGCAGTGTGGTGGTCTTGCCGCAGCCCGAGGGGCCCAGCAGGCAGCCGATGTCACCGGCGTTGAGATGGAGATTCAGGCCCCGCACAACCTGCTGGTCGTGATAACCGCAGCTGAGGTTGCGCAGGCTGAGGAGCATTTCGTGAGTCATGCGTGATGGGCGTGTTCGACCAGCAATTCAAGCAGGGCCTTCTGGGCGTGAAGACGGTTTTCCGCCTGGTCCCAAGCCACCGAACGCGGGTCGTCGAGCAGGTCGACGCTGATTTCCTCGCCTCGGTGGGCCGGCAGGCAGTGCATGAATATCACGTCCTCCGCCGCCAGGTCGAGGAGCGCCTTGTTCACCTGGTAGGGGGCGAACAGCGCCAGGCGCTTGGCCGTTTCTTCCTCCTGGCCCATGGAGGTCCAGACGTCCGTGCTGACCAGGTGAGCGCCGGCCACGGCTTCGCGCGGGTCCCGCGTGATCCGGACGCGGTCACCCGCCTGGGCGAGGAACGCGGCGTTGGGCTCGTAGCCTTCGGGGCAGGCGACGCGCAGTTGGAAGTCGAACTGGATGGCCGCTTCTATGTAGGTGTTGCACATGTTGTTGCCGTCGCCGATCCAGGCCACGGTCTTGCCCTGGATGCTGCCGCGATGCTCGAGGAAGGTCTGCATGTCGGCCAGCAGTTGGCAGGGGTGCAGGTCATCGGAGAGGCCGTTGATCACCGGTACCCGCGAGTGGGCGGCGAATTCGGTGAGCGTGCTGTGGGCGAAGGTGCGGATCATCACCGCGTCGAGCATGCGCGACATGACGATGGCGCAGTCGCTGATCGGCTCGCCGCGACCCAACTGGGTATCGCGCGGCGACAGGAAGATGGCCTGGCCGCCGAGTTGGATCATGCCGGCCTCGAAGGACAGGCGGGTACGGGTGGACGCCTTTTCGAAGATCATGCCCAGCACGCGGCTTTTCAGGGGCTCGTAACGCACGCCTCGGTTGCGCAGATCCTTCAGCTCGGTGCCTCGGCGGATCAGGCTGTTCAGCTCCTGGGGAGTACAGTCCATCAGGGAGAGAAAATGCCTAGCGCTCATGGTTACTACCTTTCTTTCTTGTCACTGGCCGCGAGTCCTGGCCGGGTGTTGCGGGAACAAAGCAGGCGGGACGGCGGATGAGGCCGCACGAAGCGACGATTTAGGGGGAAGGCGCGATCTTATAAGGAAATGTCGCGGTTTTCCAATATGTGCCGGAAGCCGTGCCGTTCATGGCGATGCGCCCGCGAGGGGATTCGCTCCGGGGGGCTGGGTGCGCCGAGGGTCGGGGCCGCTCTGGCCTGGCGCTCCGGGCAAGGACGAAGTTGTACAACGGCATTGGCACGTCTGGCAATCAGCGGAATGCCAGATTGTTTCAGCCTACCGGCTTGTCTAAGGTGAGCCCAGGTTGAAAAGCGTGAGGAGCGAAAGGGATGGTAGGAACCGGTCCGGATCCCGACCAGGGTAATCCGGGAACGCGGCGTTCCCTCTGGCTGGCTTACGCCCTGCTGGTGGCGGCGGGGCTGGGCGCCATTCTGGTCAGCCTGCTGCAGGTGCTCGACTCCAAGCAGCTCTACCTGCGCGAAGCGGACAAGGCCAATGCCAACCTGGCCTACTCCATTGCCCAGCACGCCCAGGAATCGCTCAAGGAGGCCGACATCATCCTCGCGGGCATGGTGAAGCTGCTGGAGCGCGGGGAGAACAGCCCGGCGGTGATCAACGAACTGCTGATGACCTACAAGCAGCGCACCTCGCAATTGGCCGGCGTGTTCGTGTTCGACGCCCATGGACGCTGGCTCCACACCACCACTCCGCCACCGACGCCCGATGCCAGCAATTCGGACCGGGCCTACTTCCAGCATCATCTCCATTCGATGAGTCGCGATACCCAGGTGAGCAATCCGGTACTCAGTCGTTTTTCCGGCGAATGGGTGCTGCCGGTGTCGCGTCGCTTCAACGACGAGCACGGCCGGTTTGCCGGGGTAGTGGTGGCGGGCATCCGCATCGATCACTTCCGTGCGTTCTACAAACTCTTCGACATAGGCCGGCAGGGCACCATCCTGATCGCCATGAACAACGGCACGGTCATCTACCGGCGCGCCAATACGCCTGGCTCCACCGGGGTGAACATGTCCGGCGGGCATCTGTTCCAGTCCGACCTCAAGCGCTCGCCCGTGGGCGTGGGCGCGAGTATCTCGCTGTTCGATGGCGTGGACCGGGTCTATGCCTATCGGGCGCTGGATCATTTCCCTTTGGTGGTGGTGGTCTCGATGTCCCGCGACGAGGTGCTCGCCGAGTGGGGAGGCAAGGCGGCGATGGTAGGCAGCCTGGTGGCCTTGCTGGTGCTGGCGTTGATCCTGGTCGGCAGCAGCCTGGTGACGCGTCTGCGCAAGCGCATGGACGCGGCCCAGACCATCGCGCGGGAAAACCGCGAGCTGTTCCACCTGGCCAATCGCGACAGCCTCACGGGCATCTCCAACCGGCGACAGTTCGACCAGGCGCTGCAGATGGAGTTTCACCGTGCCGCCACCGTCGGTACGCCGCTGGCGCTGGTGATGATCGATGTCGATTTCTTCAAGGCCTACAACGATCGCTACGGCCATCAGGCAGGGGATGTCTGCCTGAAGGCGGTCAGCGATGTGCTGCGTCGCTTCAAGGTGCGGGCCGGGGACACCGTGGCGCGCTACGGCGGGGAGGAGTTCGCCGTGCTGCTGCCGCATACCGACCTGGCGGGTGCCCGGCTGGTGGCGGAACGGATTCGCCAGGCGGTCTACGAGCAGGGACTGGTCCATACCGACAGCCCCGCCGGCGTGGTGACCGTGAGCATCGGTGTGCACAGCCTGGTGCCCATTGAGGCCGACGGTCCACAGCAACTGCTGGAAATGGCCGATGGAGCGCTCTACCGGGCCAAGAACGCCGGGCGCAACAGGGTCTGCCTGGCCGACCCGGCCCCTTGAGGTCCAGCTGGAGAGGCTGGCGAGCCCGGTTGCGGACCGATCAGGAAATTTCCCATGGGCTTTTCGGACTTCATGGCCTGATGTGCCGCAGTCTCCATTGCTAGGGTGGCGCGTCCCAGAATCGCCTGCGATTCAGGGACCGGTGTCCGCGTAAGGAAAATCTGCGGAACCGATCAGAGACCTATATTTCCATGGAGAAATCGATGAAGAAGTTCCTCGTCCCCGCTGCGCTGACTGCAGCCCTCGCCGTTCTTTCCGGTTGCAGCAGCTACAACGTCAGCCAGCCGGCCACGCCGCTCAACGGGAGCGTGAAGACCGGTCTGAAGGCAGACGTTGCCGTGGGTGAGCAGATCAGCGGACAGTCCGAAGTGAATATCCTGTTCAGCGTCCTGCGTTTCGGTGGCGACTCCCAGTTCGCCGATGGCGTGACCTATGGCGGCGACTCCAGCGGCGTCCTGCCCTTCGGTCCCGATCCGATTTCCGCCGTGAAAGCCGCCGCGGCTTACAAGGCCGTGAAGGCCTCGGGCGCCGATCTGATCGTCGCCCCGCGCTATGAGCTGACCGTCCAGGACTATTTCGTCTTCAAGAAGGTCATTGCCAAGGTGACCGGCAACAAGGGCACCATCAAGTCCATCCATTAACGCCTGAGGTGGATCGGCAGGCCTGATGCCTGCCGATTCATGGCGCTGACCCTGCTGGCCGAGCGGTGAATCTGGCTCCATAGTCTTGCTTTCGCGACCCGACCGATCGTCTCGGACAAGAATAGAGGCCAGGCCATGACCAAGACCCTCCATCACCGTGCGTGCCATCTCTGCGAAGCCATCTGTGGCCTGACCATCGAAACCGAGGACCAGGATGATGGCGGTCGCCGTATCCTCTCGATCAAGGGCGA contains:
- a CDS encoding PhzF family phenazine biosynthesis protein produces the protein MQLDFHQVDAFTQRPFGGNPAVVYRLDAWLDDQLMQRIAAEHNLSETAFLVKEGHAWHIRWFTPRAEVPLCGHATLASAHVLFELYQEPGDRLAFTSKSGELRVSREEEGRLALDFPAQVPHEVGVSLELEHALGVAPVDALGANFLLVVLESEQAVRDCAPDFRALARLPWTGVIVTAAGLKYDFVSRFFAPSIGLDEDPVTGAAHCALIPYWANRLGKRVLRAEQCSARGGELWCRLDGERVSIAGHSVLVASGRLWV
- a CDS encoding ABC transporter ATP-binding protein, which produces MTHEMLLSLRNLSCGYHDQQVVRGLNLHLNAGDIGCLLGPSGCGKTTTLRAIAGFEPVLEGEIELAGEVISRAGFTLAPEKRRIGMVFQDYALFPHLTVADNVAFGIRKEADSARKVDELLELVKLGHLARRYPHELSGGQQQRVSLARALAPEPSLLLLDEPFSNLDGELRRRLSQEVREILKARGTSAILVTHDQEEAFAVSDHIGVFRNGLLEQWDTPYNLYHEPLTPFVASFVGQGYFIRGQLVSADAVNTELGTIRGNRAYTWPQGAAVDVLLRPDDIVHAPDSDLRARVIGKTFLGAATLYRLLLPTGSQLESIFPSHADHQPGEDVGIRIAADHLVVFPAQGSVAAHFTPQESGVRRISGAL
- the argF gene encoding ornithine carbamoyltransferase, translating into MSARHFLSLMDCTPQELNSLIRRGTELKDLRNRGVRYEPLKSRVLGMIFEKASTRTRLSFEAGMIQLGGQAIFLSPRDTQLGRGEPISDCAIVMSRMLDAVMIRTFAHSTLTEFAAHSRVPVINGLSDDLHPCQLLADMQTFLEHRGSIQGKTVAWIGDGNNMCNTYIEAAIQFDFQLRVACPEGYEPNAAFLAQAGDRVRITRDPREAVAGAHLVSTDVWTSMGQEEETAKRLALFAPYQVNKALLDLAAEDVIFMHCLPAHRGEEISVDLLDDPRSVAWDQAENRLHAQKALLELLVEHAHHA
- a CDS encoding sensor domain-containing diguanylate cyclase — protein: MVGTGPDPDQGNPGTRRSLWLAYALLVAAGLGAILVSLLQVLDSKQLYLREADKANANLAYSIAQHAQESLKEADIILAGMVKLLERGENSPAVINELLMTYKQRTSQLAGVFVFDAHGRWLHTTTPPPTPDASNSDRAYFQHHLHSMSRDTQVSNPVLSRFSGEWVLPVSRRFNDEHGRFAGVVVAGIRIDHFRAFYKLFDIGRQGTILIAMNNGTVIYRRANTPGSTGVNMSGGHLFQSDLKRSPVGVGASISLFDGVDRVYAYRALDHFPLVVVVSMSRDEVLAEWGGKAAMVGSLVALLVLALILVGSSLVTRLRKRMDAAQTIARENRELFHLANRDSLTGISNRRQFDQALQMEFHRAATVGTPLALVMIDVDFFKAYNDRYGHQAGDVCLKAVSDVLRRFKVRAGDTVARYGGEEFAVLLPHTDLAGARLVAERIRQAVYEQGLVHTDSPAGVVTVSIGVHSLVPIEADGPQQLLEMADGALYRAKNAGRNRVCLADPAP